The Faecalibaculum rodentium genome segment GTAACCGGCTGACATGGCGTGATGCGCTTCGTCTATGATGATGAGCCGGAAAAAGTCTGGCGGGAACCGGTCCAGTCGTCTCTGCATTGTCTGCATGCTGGAGACGGTAACTGGTTCAAGACATCCTGTCTGTCTGCCCTGTTCCCGGAATACAGGCAGCTCCATGACCGTCTGAAATTTGTCAGCTGCCTGGTTAATAAGGATGTTCTGGTGTGCCAGGATGAGGACCTTGCCGCCTGTGGGGTTCCGGTTTCTGTCGTATGCAAATTTATAAGCTATGCCAGACAGAACGATGGTTTTTCCTCCCCCAGTTGGCAAAATGAGCAGGGTCCTTTTCGTTCCCTGCTCGAATTCTGCCATGATCGAACGGCAGGCCTCAGACTGGTATGGTCTGAGCTTGTACTTCATCAGAAGCCGAATTCCGAATCATCCGATGCTGAGGCATTCACTGTTTCCGAAAGCGGCTCGTAGGATTTAATTTTGCAGAATACATCGATCCCGTGTTTCAGGTTGTACTCCACTTCCTCCGGCGTATAGGTCTTGTAGTTCTCATCCTTGCCGGACTGACAGAAGACTGTGATGGTGCAGCTTTTACCCATGGAATCAAGGATCCTGTCAGCTCGTACCGGCTCTCCTTTTTCCTTGAGCCCGAACGCATGCAGGTACTGAGCGATCTTCCACTCTAGATTGCGTGCCAGGAACAGATTGTCAGAAACATAGGCTTTGCCACCGTTGTACTCGACTTCCAGCGTGACCTTCGCCAACGGGCAGCCGTTCATCTTTCCACCACTTTCGCAGCGCTGTTTCTCTATTTTCGTGACTTTTCCGGTGTACTTGCCTGGCATGAGAGTCACGAATTCCTGAGCATCAGCGGTGACTGTGTCATCCCACTTGAAAAAGTTGTCATCCATAATCATTTACCTCTTCTTTCTTTAAAATGGCAGATTGTCTTGTCTTGCGATGTCGAGTTTGGGCCCCCATCTTGTCTCAAATTCAGATGTGAAGCTAGTCCAGAACTTGGGTGGTACCTTCGCCAGGTCAAAGTTCGGAGTTTTGACTATATTCTCGTTGTAAAGCAGCCTCTGGATATCGTCTGGCATGAATGAGTTTTTCTTGCAGATGTCCCTGACTGTTTTCGGAACGCTGTCTGGCCATGTAACTGCCAGGCTATCTGTGTCAAACACTTCGGTTTTCATCGGCTCTTCTTTCACCGGTTCCGGCTTCGGTTCCTTCTTTTTCGGTGCAGGCTTTACCGGTTGAGCTTTCGGCTTCCTGTCAAAGATTTTCGCCAGCTGCTTGTACTCCATGGGCATTTCTGCCGGCAGTCCGAAACGATTCTTTGCGTCCCAGACAGCGGAGTGTTCCGCGTACATGACACGCTCTTTGCCGCCAGTGGCCTTGCCTTTTTTCGTCATACCACTGGTGACGCTCTCCACATATGTCTTGTAGTTGCAGAACAGGACCATGTCAGCCCATTCCTTGACCAGGGCAGACGTTCGTGATTTAGTCTTCGATCCCAGTTTGAGCCCGTATTTGTCATATGCACTCTGTTCTTCAGGGAGCTCTATCTTCTCTGTCTGTGCGTGACAGTTCAGAACAACATTGATACCTTCATCAACCAGCTTCGTCTCCAGGTACCGGAGGAATCCGCCAATGCGTTCAGCTGATTCGGTGAAACCCTTTCCGTATCCCGGGGACTCGATGGACCGCCAGCCGTTCTCTTTGCAAAGGGCATCAACCTCGGCCATTTCGGCCCAGTCGAAGGTGTCAATGACCAGTGTCTGACAAGGCTTTTCCTGGCTGACCCAGGCGATCATATCCTTCAGTTCTTTCCAGTCCAGCGGCTTTGGAAGTCGCTTGATGTTGTCAAAGTGCGTTGTGCTGCCCTCAGTGTCGATAAACACCGGGTCCGGAAACTGGCTGGCCAGCGTTGTCTTGCCGATGCCTTCTGTTCCATAAATCAGAGTCTTGATGCCCTTTGTGGTGTCTTTTCCACTTGTGATTTCAAACTTCAAAAGTCAAATTCCTCCCCCGCTGTCTCGATGCGCTTGATGGAAAAGCGCCGCAGCGGCCGCTCTTCGTAGTATCTTTCAAAAATATCCGGTTTTTCCTCTTTCAACTTTTCGCTGTTGAATCTGTGTGTGGTCCCCCGCTTGTAGTCAACCTGGTAACCAACCGTGATGCCGATGTCAGCGTTTTCCAACATCGACTTGATCCCTTTTTCCAGTGGCTCTTTGACTTTTTTCAACCGCTTGACTTCCTTTTCCATCTTGCTGATCCGGTCGTTTATATCACAGAGTCGGTCCAGATTTTCCTCCTGACCAGCCAGATCCAAGACGTCGTAATCGGTTACTCCGTTCATACAGTTTCTCCTTCCAAAAATTCATAACGCAGTCCCCGGCACTTCCTGCCAGAATAGGCCGCGAGCTGAATGGTTTTGTAGCTCACACCGGTATCTTTTGCGCAGCTTGTTATGTCGGTCCATGTTTGCCCAGTGTCAACACATCGCATCCCACAGCCGCTGGGCGGCCCAGTGATAACACATCGCATCCCACAGCCGCTGGGCGGCCCAGTGATAACCGGCAACGGGTTGAGGTCAGCTAACTCAGCATTAGCTGCCACCTCAACAGGAGCCAGGTAGTACAGTGTCCCATTATCCGCCCTGGCTTTGATGCAGTGCTCCCCAGGGGCGCTCCTGATTATCGTGACCGGAACGGGTTCCTGAATCTTGTTGCTGATACTGTGACCAACAGCAAACGCCCGCTGTCCTCTGGTTAGTCCGCAAGACTCCAGTACCTTGTCCGGATACTCAGGACTTCCGGGGTCTTCCATCCATTTTTGCAGCTCTGGAGGTATGGCAGATACGCCATTTTCCATGCGCTTTATCCAGCCGTGTGTGTGACCAAACATAGCGGCCAGCTCACCTCTTGAGATGTCTTCCTGTTTTCTGATTTCCCTGAGTTGGCAACCGAGAAGGGGCGTTCTGTCCGGTTCCAGGTCTGCAGCATCAGCCGGTTCCCAATGGTAGCTGAAGCAGGTTTGCCCCGTTCGAAGAGCGCTCTTGAATCTGTCCGCCGTGTAACCGTTGTATCTCCCGGTCATGTCAACGATTGCCACCCTCTGTGATGGATAGACCTGACCCGTCTCTACACATCTCACAGGCTTGTTGTTATTCCCGGGCATGGTCTATTTCCTTCCATTTGATTGCCATATTGAGCATATTCACAGCTTTCCGAAGATCCTGCAGTTCATCATTTCCATCATTTTTATATCTGGCTCGCAGGATATACTGGACAGCCTGAGCTTCATCTGAATCAAGGTTCCATAGATGAGTGATGTCATTCACCTGGATTTCAACATCCTTGAAAAATCGCTTGTAGTAGTCAGGTGTAGATCTTCTCACTTTTTGAGAATGTTCCGGTGATGTTCGCATTTTTTCCTGATTTTTGTGAAGGACCAGCAGCAGGGCTTTCACTTTTTCGGCTGCTGCTTTGGCTTCTTCCTCAGTGCGGAAGCAGTTGCCGGATTCGTAGTAGTCACCATCGAGAAGGAAGTTTTCCCATTGGTCTTCACGAGGCACCATATCGGAACCGACAAACCAATACCACTCGCCCTTTTCCGGTTTCCATCTTTCAGTCATCAGTACCCTTCCTGGATCCGCTGGAAATTCACAGCATTTTTCTTTTTGTATGCTTTATGGATCTCAGCGATCGTGAAACCGCACCATCTGGTCAGATCCGTAAGCAGGACTCCTGCACTCACGAACGCCTGTGTATTTTCTGTGAGCCACAGGTCAGAGCGGATAAAGCCCCGCAGGAAATCACACGGTGTTGTACAAGATTCTCCGGCGCTTGGATAACCCGCTCCTTCCAGGAAAGCCTCCCGGCAATCCGGGCGCTTATCTGTCAGGTGCAGGATGATCATCAAAGCGAAATGCCAGACATCTGCCAGCTCTTCCAGCACCTCATCCCTGTCCTCCGGCGCCTGGGTCTTCTTCCACCAGCACCAGCGGCTTTTCATGGCGTGATTCAGCTCCCCGACTTCATCCAGCAGGGCAGCCTTGAGTCTGTCTGACCCAAGGGCCCTGATCTGGATCCCGTGAGCCTTTTCAATGGCCCTGTCGTACTTGTGCTGTCTTTCCAGCATGTCGAGTACCATTTCCTGGTTTGTCATCTGTATCCCTTTCTGCATTTCAGGACAGCCTCGAATCCATCAGGATCGTGACTGTTGTAAATCTGTCGTTGCACATAAGCGTGCTGGCAGTTCCCACAGCTTTTCTTCCTGCAGGTTCCTGCCTTTTTCGCCGTCCACACATTCTCGTCTCTGTCGCTTTTCAGCTCTCCGTTTTCCAGCCAGTGCCTGGTTGACACCCGGTTGTCCATAGAGATTTCCAGCGGTCGAGGCTTGCGTTTCTCAGTCATCTGTCCCACTCCTTGGCATAGGACTCGGCCCGTCTCACCGCATCCAGGACCTTCTGTCTTGGCTGGATACTTGATCGATTGATGCACCTGTATGCTCCAAGTGCAGCTTTCAGACAGTCAAAGTAAGCGACATGGTGGCCGTCCTTCAGTAAGCTGTATAATGGTGATTTTTGCCAGTCGAGACGTTCAACCATGAAACCGTCTTCCAGAGGCATCATCCCGTCAGTTAGCCCGGCCATATTCTTTGATTTCCTCGACAGTGAACCCCAGATCTTCCAGATCAACGTAGGGGTATGGAAGTTCTGTCTTTGCAGCTTTCAGGATATCCTCTCTGGTGAATCCACCGTGCAGCTCCTCCAGACTCTGCAGGACCAGGTCAAACATCTGGTCCACTACTTCTTTGGCATCCGCAGACAGAGAAGCCGCCTGCCAAAAGCCGTCGATGTAGTACCACAGGTTTTCCAGCCTTTTCTGTGCTTCTTCAGATTTCGTCATTTCCTTTCCCTCCTTTTATTTCTCTTCTTTTCTGGTGATGTCAGTCATTACATAGACCCCGTTGTTTCGCTTACCCAGAAATTCAGTCAGCTTTTCCAGTTCTTCGCATGCCCGTTCAGGGCTCCAGTAGTAGCCAAGGTCTGTACGCAGCTGACAGTCTTCTGTCTTGGCCCTCACGATGTAGCGGTTAGAATCAGCGGGGCGCTCAATGGCGAAGATCTGTACAGAATCGGCATTCACGACCTGTCCGGTGATAGTTTTGATCAGCAGCATGGGAAATCCTCCTTAATGTCCAAGTTCAACACTCCAGCAGCTCGCAGCTCGTTGAGTGCCTTGATCTGTGCTTTTGTGAATGTGACGGCTCTGATGAAATTCGACCATACGCTCACGCAGCCGCTTTCCTTGCAAAGCCAGGTCATGTAATCGAAGTAGTAGGCTTTGGGACAGCGCTTCTCCAGTTGTCTGGGGGTTATCCTGTCCCGTCTGCAGATGAAATTGATCATGTATTCCTGGTGACTAGGTACTGCGTAGTGGATTGAACCATCTGGATGTATGATCACTTCCAGGTAATCTGTGAAGTGCTTTTTGTGCTTCCGGACATCGAAGTCCGAATACACGCTGTATTTATCTTTCATGTGATCCTTTCAGTGCCAGGCCCGTAACGCCGGGATATTGTGCCCGGAGACGGATAAGAAAGAGGATCTATAAACAAATCAACGAACTGTAAATCAGCGAGCACGTTTTATTTGCGTCTCTCTATATCCCGGCCTTACCGGCCTGACACGATTGTGTTAAGATTTAGTCGGTTAATTGGTTTGTCCTGACGATGTCAGGACTTTTTTATGTATTCTTCAATGATCGCTTTGGCTTCCAAAAAGCCTTCCAGTCTGCCCTGGTTGTATTCGCTGATATAGCCCTGGTTGAGATTGTCGTCGGCCCACATCTTTTCCCAGGTATCAAAGTCAGTCAGGATAGGATCAAAGATTTCGTTCATCTCAGTCTCCTTTCACCTGTGCTGCAAAGATCATCATGTTCAGTTTCTTTTCCTCCGCCATCATTCTCCGGCGGAGCTTTTCGATTTTGGCCAGACTCGATCCGTGGATCTTCGCCTGGTACAGTTCGTGGTGCAGCCGGGCTATGACAGCCCGCTGCCTTCCGATTTCAGTTTTCATTTGTTACCTTTCTGTTATGCTCTCCTTAATGAAAGGAGGGTTTGGTTATGAGCAGGAATTGGGAATCTGATCCGAGTGTTTGATTAGGTCTGGATTTTCAATCAGTTCCCTCAAGACCCCGCGCATTTCTTCAAGCTGTTCTATCGTTGGCTTCTTACTGAAAACAAAGCTCACACCGTCAGCTGCTTTCTGTTTCCAGCAAATGCCGCGGAACATCAGTTCAATTCTTGTGGTATTCTCAGAAATCTCATTCTCTGCTCTCTGAGAAACACAAGTCATGTATTCCCCCTCAGTTGCTGCTGAGGGGTTTTTCTTTTCCTTTGTCATCTTTCATCCTCCAGCCATAGCTCTGACAGTGGCAGCTTCCGGTAAAGTTCGACCCGGGCAAGTGCTGCTTCGGAGTAGTCGTCGTACAGATTCAGTGGCTGCATGTAATCAAATCCCATCGCCCATCCTGCGATCCGTTTGTGCTTCCAAGTCCGGAATCCACCAGGCTCCTTGATAATCTGGTACTCGGTCATACCCCGTACCTCAGAGCCGCCAGCATGAATGCCATGACCAGCAGGACTCCAATACTAAGACAGAAGGTCAGGCCCAGGCCGTACTGGAAACCACGGATAAACTCTGTCAGTCCAGGTGACAGCTTGTAGCGCTTGTTTCTGATGGTGATGATCATGCCTGTGTCCTCCCCTGCACTGCTTTCCGTGCATCCAGTGCCCGTTTGAGATTGCACACGTTCTGCCCCAGGTATTCCTCCTGGAATCTGGCCAGTTCTCCGCTGGGGATGACTGTTGCCTTCCCCGTCTTGATGCCCTGTAGGATGCCTGTTTCCAGCCATGTGTTCACAGACTCCCTTCCGCAGTGCATGAGCCCCGCTACATCCTCAATGGTGTAGGTCATGAGCGGGTTGAAATATGTAGCTTCCATGAGATTTCCTTTCTGTTATCCTTTCTGTGAAAGAAAGGAAATAGAATCGATGAATGAAGATTTTTCAAACCTGAACCTTTTCTGGCCTGAAAGAATCCGATTATATGTGCTTTACCGATTTCGAAGAAATGCTGATGTTCTGGGGCCGTATGAAGCCGCCCTTCTTCGGGAAAAGCTTGTTGTAGTCCGCTATTCGTTTCATGACACCCTTGCAGATAAGACTCCCTCAGCTGACCGCAAGGCCTATGTCACCACTCGTTATATGCGGTACCTTCGCTGGAAAAAGAATCAGACGATCTCACGCATTTTTGGTTCGGTTCTTCTACCCTTTGTTGTGGCAGTCCTATCCACCATAGCCACACAACTAATACAGCAGTGGCTAGAATCAGGAGGGTGCATGCCCAGGCCTTGACTCTTGTATTCGCCTTGATGCGCATCATGTAATTCGCACATTCAAGATCTGGCTTTTCCGGGCAGCCAGGCGATCTGTCCTTGCATCGATACAGACAGTAATTTTCCAATCCCTCGGTCGCCGCTGAGGGGTTTTCTTTTTCTTCCATGAGATTTCCTTTCTGTTATCCTTTGTTGACGGAGGTTTGATTATGAAATCCAATATTCCATCCACTAGAAGGCTGTTGAAATTCGTCTTCAAGAACCCGAACTGTTCAGCCGAGGACGTTGCCCACAAGTTCCAAATTGAACATATGGATGCCGTCTGTATTCTTAACGGAGTATCAGACTGCATAGTTTCGAAGTTCGTAACTCAGGATGGCTTTATCGTTGATCGTAGTGACATTCAGCTAACTGCTGTTGGTCGTCAGTATCTCGAGGACAAATCATGGGATCGCCTGCTGGTTACCGCTTCATTCCTGGTTTCTCTTGCCTCATTGATTGTTGCCGTCATTGCAGCTTGCATTTCCTACCAGACGAACACTGCAAGCCCCGACAACAGCAGCGCAACTACCGAGAATACCAATGCCAGAAATGACATAAATTTTGACTCACCGTCTTCGTAAACGACGATTGGCTGCCGTCTCTCTCGT includes the following:
- a CDS encoding dUTP diphosphatase, which translates into the protein MTNQEMVLDMLERQHKYDRAIEKAHGIQIRALGSDRLKAALLDEVGELNHAMKSRWCWWKKTQAPEDRDEVLEELADVWHFALMIILHLTDKRPDCREAFLEGAGYPSAGESCTTPCDFLRGFIRSDLWLTENTQAFVSAGVLLTDLTRWCGFTIAEIHKAYKKKNAVNFQRIQEGY
- a CDS encoding helix-turn-helix domain-containing protein; translated protein: MPGNNNKPVRCVETGQVYPSQRVAIVDMTGRYNGYTADRFKSALRTGQTCFSYHWEPADAADLEPDRTPLLGCQLREIRKQEDISRGELAAMFGHTHGWIKRMENGVSAIPPELQKWMEDPGSPEYPDKVLESCGLTRGQRAFAVGHSISNKIQEPVPVTIIRSAPGEHCIKARADNGTLYYLAPVEVAANAELADLNPLPVITGPPSGCGMRCVITGPPSGCGMRCVDTGQTWTDITSCAKDTGVSYKTIQLAAYSGRKCRGLRYEFLEGETV
- a CDS encoding helix-turn-helix domain-containing protein is translated as MEATYFNPLMTYTIEDVAGLMHCGRESVNTWLETGILQGIKTGKATVIPSGELARFQEEYLGQNVCNLKRALDARKAVQGRTQA
- a CDS encoding ATP-binding protein, which encodes MKFEITSGKDTTKGIKTLIYGTEGIGKTTLASQFPDPVFIDTEGSTTHFDNIKRLPKPLDWKELKDMIAWVSQEKPCQTLVIDTFDWAEMAEVDALCKENGWRSIESPGYGKGFTESAERIGGFLRYLETKLVDEGINVVLNCHAQTEKIELPEEQSAYDKYGLKLGSKTKSRTSALVKEWADMVLFCNYKTYVESVTSGMTKKGKATGGKERVMYAEHSAVWDAKNRFGLPAEMPMEYKQLAKIFDRKPKAQPVKPAPKKKEPKPEPVKEEPMKTEVFDTDSLAVTWPDSVPKTVRDICKKNSFMPDDIQRLLYNENIVKTPNFDLAKVPPKFWTSFTSEFETRWGPKLDIARQDNLPF
- a CDS encoding DUF669 domain-containing protein; protein product: MDDNFFKWDDTVTADAQEFVTLMPGKYTGKVTKIEKQRCESGGKMNGCPLAKVTLEVEYNGGKAYVSDNLFLARNLEWKIAQYLHAFGLKEKGEPVRADRILDSMGKSCTITVFCQSGKDENYKTYTPEEVEYNLKHGIDVFCKIKSYEPLSETVNASASDDSEFGF